One Lentibacillus cibarius DNA window includes the following coding sequences:
- a CDS encoding glycine betaine ABC transporter substrate-binding protein, whose protein sequence is MRKKFRIISIMIMLMLSAALTACGDNEKATSDDDESAKDGELKLGEKQVTLATDTYVSNIGATHVVKQLLEEVGYNVTVKETDVGIEFSGLASGSSDASVGLWLPGTHASYWEEYKDKLDKMSLVTEEVELALTVPTYMEDINSIEDLANNKNNIGEKLEWDITGISPGAGMMEITKEKVIPSYGLDKDWTLQSSSGPAMAAELKGAIDKKEPIVVTLWTPHWTFNEFDLKMLEDPKNQYGDPDNVFAVSRNGFKEDSPLAYKIIDQFNWTKKQNQDVMYSIQSGMSSEEAAKKFLEKHPDLKGKWLEGIETEK, encoded by the coding sequence GTGCGAAAAAAGTTTCGTATTATAAGCATCATGATTATGCTCATGCTATCGGCTGCATTGACAGCTTGCGGCGATAACGAAAAGGCTACTTCCGATGATGATGAAAGCGCAAAGGACGGTGAGCTTAAGCTTGGTGAAAAACAAGTTACGTTAGCAACCGATACATATGTTTCCAATATTGGAGCAACACATGTGGTGAAACAGCTACTCGAGGAAGTTGGATACAATGTAACGGTTAAAGAAACAGACGTTGGTATAGAATTCTCGGGACTGGCAAGTGGGTCATCCGATGCTTCGGTTGGATTATGGCTTCCAGGTACACATGCTAGTTACTGGGAGGAATATAAGGACAAGCTTGATAAGATGAGCTTGGTTACAGAAGAGGTGGAACTTGCACTGACTGTACCAACTTATATGGAAGATATTAATTCCATTGAAGATTTAGCTAATAATAAGAACAATATTGGTGAGAAATTGGAATGGGATATTACAGGTATCAGTCCTGGAGCAGGGATGATGGAGATTACGAAAGAAAAAGTGATTCCATCCTATGGTCTGGATAAAGATTGGACACTACAATCCAGCTCGGGGCCTGCGATGGCAGCTGAATTAAAAGGTGCCATTGATAAGAAGGAGCCGATTGTTGTAACCCTATGGACACCGCATTGGACGTTCAATGAATTTGATTTAAAAATGTTGGAAGACCCGAAAAACCAATACGGTGATCCGGATAATGTTTTCGCTGTTTCCCGAAATGGATTTAAAGAAGATTCACCACTAGCTTATAAGATCATTGACCAATTCAATTGGACGAAAAAACAAAATCAAGATGTGATGTACAGCATCCAGTCTGGTATGTCAAGCGAAGAAGCAGCGAAGAAATTTCTTGAAAAGCACCCAGATCTCAAGGGAAAATGGCTGGAAGGTATAGAGACTGAAAAATAA
- a CDS encoding Na+/H+ antiporter NhaC family protein yields the protein MMEFGILSLLPPVIAIVLALITRNVLPALFAGVWLGATMINGWNPFLGLYKTFSDFIIPSAGDPWNATVLIYCGLFGILIAFLQKTGGAHAIATAISNKVKTPRAAQGSTMLFGLIIFFEDYFNALTVGSVMRSVTDKMRVSREKLAYIVDSTSAPMCLLGPVSTWVVFVMGLIGAQYTEMGISESEYMTYIFSIPFNFYSILAIILVGVIVFLKWDFGPMAQAEYRARTTGKVFRDDSAPPSDDQMDDIEMPEGYTPKIRNMVVPIVVLVAMIPPLFLWTGGYPEKGLVTAFGEADGATSITIAAFTAGIVAMLMGMQQKLYSFKESMDIIVSGFRSMMLVYIILILAWSIGSVTTKLGTAEYIVHFTEQTTSPILIPVLLFAIGAVVAFTTGTSYGTFAIMIPIAMPLAASMDISMYLAIAAVFSGGIFGDHCSPISDTTILSSAGSGSDHIDHVNTQIPYAITAGVSGIISFLTVGITGSPVVALIVGAAVLLMLAFILNKTWGKQIPNDKITV from the coding sequence ATGATGGAGTTTGGGATACTTTCGCTGCTTCCACCGGTTATCGCGATTGTGCTTGCCCTTATCACCCGTAATGTACTTCCTGCACTCTTTGCAGGGGTTTGGCTAGGGGCAACAATGATCAATGGTTGGAATCCGTTCCTTGGGTTGTATAAAACGTTTAGTGATTTTATCATTCCAAGTGCAGGAGATCCATGGAATGCAACTGTTCTAATTTATTGCGGACTTTTTGGTATACTAATCGCATTCTTGCAAAAAACGGGCGGTGCACATGCCATTGCCACTGCTATTTCTAATAAAGTGAAAACACCGCGAGCAGCACAAGGGTCAACTATGCTTTTCGGGCTTATTATTTTCTTTGAGGATTACTTTAACGCATTGACCGTAGGAAGTGTTATGCGGTCAGTAACAGATAAAATGCGTGTATCGCGTGAAAAGCTGGCATACATTGTGGACTCCACGTCAGCACCGATGTGTCTTCTGGGCCCAGTGTCGACATGGGTAGTTTTTGTTATGGGATTGATTGGTGCACAATATACTGAAATGGGTATATCTGAATCAGAATATATGACGTATATTTTCTCCATCCCATTTAACTTTTATTCTATTCTTGCCATTATATTAGTCGGGGTTATCGTATTTTTGAAATGGGATTTCGGACCAATGGCACAGGCGGAGTACCGTGCTCGTACAACTGGAAAGGTTTTCCGTGATGATTCAGCACCACCTTCCGACGATCAGATGGATGATATTGAAATGCCGGAAGGATATACGCCGAAAATCCGAAATATGGTTGTACCAATTGTTGTTCTGGTTGCTATGATTCCACCGCTTTTTCTATGGACTGGAGGATATCCTGAAAAAGGTTTGGTCACAGCATTTGGTGAAGCGGATGGTGCCACTTCCATAACCATAGCCGCTTTTACGGCTGGTATTGTTGCGATGCTGATGGGTATGCAGCAAAAATTGTATTCTTTCAAGGAATCGATGGACATTATCGTCAGTGGATTCCGGAGTATGATGCTCGTCTACATTATTTTAATACTGGCTTGGTCCATTGGTAGTGTGACAACCAAACTCGGAACTGCTGAATATATCGTGCATTTCACCGAACAAACAACATCACCTATTCTAATCCCAGTATTACTTTTTGCTATTGGTGCCGTTGTCGCTTTTACAACTGGAACATCGTACGGAACGTTTGCAATAATGATTCCAATTGCCATGCCGCTTGCTGCTTCTATGGACATTTCCATGTATCTGGCCATTGCTGCTGTATTTAGTGGGGGCATCTTCGGCGATCATTGTTCACCAATTTCTGATACGACCATACTGTCCTCTGCTGGATCCGGGAGTGACCATATTGATCACGTCAACACACAAATCCCATACGCCATCACGGCAGGAGTCAGTGGTATCATATCTTTTCTTACCGTTGGGATTACAGGCTCGCCTGTGGTAGCGCTCATCGTCGGTGCCGCAGTTCTTCTGATGTTAGCATTTATTCTCAACAAAACATGGGGAAAACAAATACCGAACGATAAAATAACGGTTTAA
- a CDS encoding alpha/beta-type small acid-soluble spore protein has product MTNRKNDLLVLGAEDAMENMKQEIADEFGVEPGADTTARENGSVGGEMVKRMLKIAESSMSDKK; this is encoded by the coding sequence GTGACAAACAGAAAAAATGACTTGCTGGTGCTTGGCGCAGAGGATGCAATGGAAAACATGAAACAAGAAATTGCAGATGAATTTGGCGTTGAGCCCGGAGCGGATACAACTGCACGTGAAAATGGATCTGTGGGAGGCGAAATGGTTAAGCGAATGCTTAAAATTGCCGAGTCGAGCATGTCTGACAAAAAATAA
- a CDS encoding HAD family hydrolase, with protein sequence MTYKLLFLDVDGTIFKPDHTYTNTTKQAITALQDKGMDVFLATGRGLHELGELAEDLGIQSFIVYNGAFASYRSEIIVNEPFKRDSIERFLSIAQENDHELMLYTRERNYCTNLNRPLVQQFIDTFDLKANAAFSPAITDKVLGVTVLNATQQDARLYEFEHDLHISPVRVNGVESSYDVLRKNVNKGRSVEKILELLKMTPEEAIAFGDGMNDKEMLQTVGESFAMGNADENLFAYAKYRTATVSDDGIAQGLKKLGLL encoded by the coding sequence ATGACATATAAGCTGCTATTTCTAGATGTTGATGGAACTATTTTTAAACCGGATCATACATATACAAATACCACGAAACAAGCCATAACTGCATTGCAAGACAAAGGGATGGATGTGTTTCTTGCAACCGGAAGAGGACTTCATGAACTTGGGGAGCTGGCGGAAGACTTGGGTATCCAGTCATTTATTGTTTATAATGGTGCATTTGCCAGCTACCGCAGTGAGATTATTGTAAACGAACCATTCAAGCGCGACAGTATTGAGCGGTTCCTGTCTATTGCTCAAGAGAATGACCATGAGCTGATGCTGTACACCAGGGAACGAAATTATTGCACGAATCTTAACCGCCCGCTTGTCCAACAATTTATTGACACATTCGATTTGAAAGCAAACGCTGCATTTTCACCTGCCATAACAGATAAAGTTTTAGGTGTGACTGTATTAAATGCAACGCAACAAGATGCTCGTCTATACGAATTTGAGCACGATCTTCATATTTCGCCTGTTCGTGTCAACGGCGTGGAAAGCAGTTATGATGTTTTGCGAAAAAATGTGAACAAAGGGCGTTCTGTCGAAAAAATCCTTGAACTTCTTAAGATGACTCCCGAAGAGGCTATCGCATTCGGCGACGGAATGAATGACAAGGAAATGCTGCAAACCGTTGGCGAAAGTTTTGCGATGGGAAATGCCGATGAAAATCTGTTTGCCTATGCCAAGTATCGGACCGCAACAGTCAGTGACGACGGTATTGCTCAAGGTTTGAAAAAGCTCGGATTACTATGA
- a CDS encoding glycerate kinase, whose translation MNIVVAPDSFKGSLTSVQASEIMKKAITSIDHDIHVTLKPMADGGEGTLDALLSSTSGTRVPITCTGPLGEQVNTAYAVIDANCAIIECASIAGLIQVPIDKRNPDITTTFGIGEAIVDALDRGCTSIILALGGSATNDGGLGMLQALGMRAWDLHGHKTGIFGKDVQDVNGVSFTNIDPRLAKVTINVACDVDNPLSGDRGASKVYGPQKGSTPYQINKYDAALHTYGELVEASLGKPLKNVPGAGAAGGLGFALLAIGGELVSGAELIAGAMHAEKAIRSADLILTGEGQSDEQTLYGKAPGYIAALGRKHHVPAVLISGSLDGNLDVLSERFAGCFSIVDKPTSLQECMEKADVLLYQQTKQVIHLLQHFLK comes from the coding sequence ATGAACATTGTTGTCGCGCCTGATTCTTTTAAAGGAAGTCTAACATCTGTTCAAGCTTCGGAAATAATGAAAAAAGCTATTACATCAATTGATCACGATATCCACGTTACATTGAAACCGATGGCTGATGGTGGGGAGGGCACGTTGGATGCACTGCTTTCTTCTACATCCGGGACACGTGTACCTATCACGTGCACCGGCCCTTTGGGGGAACAAGTAAACACTGCGTATGCCGTCATTGACGCAAATTGTGCCATCATTGAATGTGCGAGTATAGCAGGGCTCATTCAAGTTCCCATAGATAAACGAAATCCCGACATAACAACGACGTTTGGTATTGGTGAAGCGATTGTTGACGCCTTGGATCGTGGGTGTACATCAATTATTCTGGCTCTCGGGGGAAGCGCGACGAATGATGGTGGGCTTGGCATGCTACAGGCTCTCGGGATGCGGGCATGGGATTTGCATGGCCATAAAACCGGTATATTCGGAAAGGACGTACAGGATGTAAACGGTGTAAGTTTTACTAACATCGACCCTCGACTAGCCAAAGTAACTATAAATGTTGCTTGTGATGTTGACAATCCGTTAAGTGGAGACAGAGGGGCATCAAAGGTATATGGACCGCAAAAAGGTTCTACACCCTACCAAATTAATAAATACGATGCTGCCCTACATACTTATGGAGAACTAGTGGAAGCTTCCCTCGGAAAGCCATTAAAAAACGTCCCTGGCGCAGGAGCTGCCGGTGGGCTTGGTTTCGCCTTGCTAGCTATCGGTGGAGAACTTGTTTCAGGTGCAGAATTGATTGCTGGGGCGATGCATGCAGAGAAAGCTATTCGCTCGGCAGATCTTATCCTGACGGGTGAAGGGCAAAGTGATGAGCAGACACTTTACGGGAAAGCACCTGGGTATATTGCGGCTCTTGGCAGGAAACATCACGTCCCTGCAGTGTTGATTTCCGGAAGCCTTGACGGGAATTTGGACGTGCTTAGTGAGCGTTTTGCAGGCTGTTTTTCAATAGTAGACAAGCCAACATCACTTCAAGAATGTATGGAGAAGGCTGATGTATTACTTTATCAACAGACAAAACAAGTCATTCATTTGCTACAGCATTTTCTTAAATAA